A portion of the Flavobacterium magnum genome contains these proteins:
- a CDS encoding geranylgeranylglyceryl/heptaprenylglyceryl phosphate synthase: MGTIYEAILSAKKESRKLLAILLDPDKINWETLGLLSQKINASPASHIFIGGSHVATPRISELVSFFKKACDVPVILFPGNPSQISDRADGILFLSLLSGRNPDFLVGHHVQAAPILAKTGLEILPTGYLLIESGSETAVARVSKTTPMPVSDVETIIHTAMASEMLGHKLLYLEAGSGAASAVPPDIIKEVSGCISIPLIVGGGIRTGQGIEAAFQNGADLVVIGTAFENDIHFFDTKP; the protein is encoded by the coding sequence ATGGGAACCATTTACGAGGCCATACTATCGGCTAAAAAAGAAAGCCGGAAATTGCTTGCCATCCTACTTGATCCTGATAAAATCAACTGGGAGACGCTGGGGCTTTTGAGCCAAAAGATAAATGCCTCGCCGGCCTCGCATATTTTCATCGGCGGAAGCCACGTGGCTACGCCGCGCATCAGTGAGTTGGTTTCGTTCTTCAAAAAGGCCTGCGATGTACCCGTGATCCTGTTCCCCGGAAACCCCTCCCAGATTTCTGACAGGGCAGACGGCATCTTATTCCTGTCTTTGCTTTCAGGCCGAAACCCTGATTTCCTCGTCGGACATCACGTACAGGCGGCGCCGATACTCGCAAAGACCGGTCTTGAAATCCTCCCGACGGGATACCTCCTGATTGAAAGCGGCAGCGAGACTGCCGTGGCGCGCGTCAGTAAAACCACACCCATGCCGGTTTCTGATGTCGAAACCATTATCCATACCGCGATGGCAAGCGAAATGTTGGGGCACAAACTCCTGTATCTCGAAGCCGGAAGTGGCGCCGCGAGCGCCGTGCCGCCGGACATTATTAAAGAGGTTTCCGGGTGCATTTCCATTCCGTTGATCGTGGGCGGCGGAATACGCACGGGACAGGGGATTGAAGCGGCATTTCAAAACGGTGCAGACCTGGTCGTCATCGGAACCGCATTCGAAAATGATATTCATTTTTTTGACACAAAACCATGA
- a CDS encoding 4'-phosphopantetheinyl transferase family protein — translation MPIYKATNCFPDTALLLWNITETAEALSEGLHLTQRSLDRLRNFKSEAHRRGFLSVRRLLLTAGYSDSDLYYDPFGKPHLSDGKHISISHSHNFSAIIISDRITGLDLELRREKIAVIAHKFAEPSFVLDQDDPDYINKLTVNWGVKEAVFKIRNERGISFKDHIEVKSFEMSDKQTTATLRFNNLERHFDVYFEEIEQYTIVYLFERH, via the coding sequence ATGCCGATTTACAAAGCCACGAATTGTTTCCCTGATACCGCGCTTCTGCTGTGGAATATTACCGAGACCGCGGAAGCATTATCTGAGGGGCTGCACCTGACGCAAAGGAGCCTTGACCGCCTCAGGAATTTTAAATCGGAGGCGCACCGGAGGGGCTTTTTAAGCGTGCGCCGGTTGCTCCTGACCGCGGGTTACAGCGATTCGGACCTGTATTACGATCCATTTGGGAAGCCCCATTTATCCGACGGAAAACACATTTCGATTTCGCATTCTCACAACTTTTCCGCTATTATCATCAGTGACCGCATCACGGGCCTTGATTTGGAATTGCGACGCGAAAAGATTGCGGTCATTGCCCATAAATTCGCCGAGCCATCATTTGTACTTGATCAGGATGATCCGGATTACATCAACAAGCTCACCGTCAACTGGGGGGTGAAGGAAGCTGTCTTTAAAATCCGGAACGAAAGAGGCATCAGTTTCAAGGACCACATCGAGGTAAAGTCATTTGAAATGTCCGATAAACAAACCACCGCCACCTTGCGCTTCAATAATCTTGAACGGCATTTTGATGTGTATTTTGAGGAAATCGAGCAATACACCATCGTCTATCTTTTCGAACGGCATTGA
- the ahcY gene encoding adenosylhomocysteinase: MDTTTMPYVAYKVKDISLAAWGRKEIELAEAEMPGLMALREEYKDEQPLKGARIAGCLHMTIQTAVLIETLIALGAEVTWSSCNIFSTQDQAAAAIAAAGIQVYAWKGLNEEDFDWCIEQTLFFGEDRKPLNMILDDGGDLTNMVFDRYPELVAGIKGLSEETTTGVHRLYERMKNGTLVMPAINVNDSVTKSKFDNKYGCKESAVDAIRRATDVMLAGKRVVVCGYGDVGKGTAASFRGAGSIVTVTEIDPICALQAAMDGFEVKKLNTVIATADIVITTTGNKDIVLGSHFEQMKDKTIVCNIGHFDNEIDMAWLNKNHGASKIEIKPQVDKYTIAGKDIIILAEGRLVNLGCATGHPSFVMSNSFTNQTLAQIELWKNSANYNNEVYMLPKHLDEKVAALHLAKLGVELETLREDQAAYIGVGVEGPFKPEYYRY, encoded by the coding sequence ATGGATACGACAACGATGCCTTATGTGGCTTACAAAGTAAAAGACATTTCCCTCGCTGCCTGGGGAAGAAAAGAAATCGAACTGGCCGAGGCCGAAATGCCGGGATTGATGGCACTTCGCGAAGAGTACAAGGATGAACAACCATTGAAGGGGGCGCGCATTGCGGGTTGCCTTCACATGACCATCCAGACTGCGGTCTTGATTGAAACCCTGATCGCGTTGGGCGCGGAAGTGACCTGGTCATCATGCAACATTTTCTCTACTCAGGACCAGGCTGCGGCGGCCATCGCTGCTGCGGGAATTCAGGTATATGCGTGGAAAGGACTTAACGAAGAGGATTTTGACTGGTGCATCGAGCAAACATTGTTCTTCGGTGAAGACCGTAAACCGCTGAACATGATCCTTGATGATGGTGGAGATTTGACGAATATGGTTTTTGACCGTTATCCTGAATTGGTTGCAGGCATTAAAGGTTTGTCTGAAGAGACGACGACCGGTGTTCACAGGTTGTATGAAAGAATGAAAAACGGGACGCTGGTAATGCCGGCAATCAACGTGAATGATTCAGTGACCAAGTCGAAGTTTGACAACAAATACGGCTGTAAGGAATCGGCAGTGGATGCGATCCGTCGCGCGACTGACGTGATGCTCGCAGGAAAACGCGTCGTGGTTTGCGGATATGGTGATGTGGGTAAAGGTACTGCGGCTTCATTCCGGGGTGCGGGTTCTATCGTTACGGTTACCGAAATCGACCCGATCTGCGCGCTTCAGGCTGCCATGGACGGTTTCGAAGTGAAAAAACTCAATACAGTCATCGCTACTGCAGATATCGTAATCACCACTACAGGAAACAAGGACATCGTTTTGGGAAGCCACTTCGAGCAGATGAAAGATAAGACCATCGTTTGTAACATTGGTCACTTTGATAACGAGATCGACATGGCGTGGCTGAACAAAAACCACGGCGCTTCGAAAATCGAGATCAAGCCGCAGGTTGACAAATATACGATTGCAGGAAAAGATATCATCATCCTTGCGGAAGGCCGCTTGGTGAATCTGGGTTGTGCTACAGGCCACCCGAGTTTTGTAATGAGTAACTCGTTTACAAACCAGACTTTGGCTCAGATCGAACTGTGGAAAAACAGCGCGAACTACAACAATGAGGTATATATGTTGCCGAAGCATCTTGATGAAAAAGTAGCGGCGTTACACCTTGCCAAATTAGGCGTGGAACTGGAGACTTTGAGAGAGGACCAGGCTGCTTATATCGGTGTTGGTGTTGAAGGGCCGTTTAAACCGGAGTATTACAGATACTAG
- a CDS encoding T9SS type A sorting domain-containing protein produces MKLIGFQTLPGQGTSNIIKWEADAPGNVSTVATDVTSIIIANSTFNAANGDFIAKVNVGNASGILEFNALNNLLEFNSATIVTNGSSECDMQTGNVYSYDNNSNNQKVLKKYNPATNEDLTIGTFNFPADAQFYPDSSCFDSNLGIYYFVMSDSGGLKLVSVPVNSNEFSYTETLITGLPILGNIGLEFSNDSDTIFATFTTITTDVNNGQGYLFHVGKISSQGGLESLMEIPEVISYQFYNRTFDQLSNSMIFIGNDETGTRLFVYDTDTNQYTAKLLPQGYLYEIESDNYDYAVERYGSLSTTDINLNQLVIVNQNLQTMQFSNQLLGKNFELFSVTGAKVVSGKVPANLSFDYSRFPSGVYIIKLDDGGRQISGKLKL; encoded by the coding sequence ATGAAATTGATAGGATTCCAAACCCTTCCGGGACAAGGTACCTCTAATATTATCAAATGGGAAGCTGATGCACCCGGAAACGTATCGACGGTCGCTACCGACGTGACCTCAATCATCATCGCGAACTCTACCTTCAATGCTGCCAATGGGGATTTTATAGCGAAAGTCAATGTCGGTAATGCCAGCGGTATCCTTGAATTCAATGCCCTGAATAATCTGCTTGAATTTAACAGCGCGACCATAGTGACCAATGGCTCATCAGAATGCGATATGCAGACCGGCAATGTTTATTCCTACGACAATAACAGCAATAACCAAAAAGTTTTAAAAAAATATAATCCGGCTACTAATGAGGACCTGACGATAGGGACATTTAATTTCCCTGCCGACGCGCAGTTTTATCCTGACAGCTCGTGTTTCGATTCCAATCTCGGGATTTATTATTTTGTAATGTCTGACTCAGGCGGACTGAAGTTGGTCAGCGTTCCGGTCAACAGTAATGAATTCAGCTATACGGAGACCCTGATCACAGGATTGCCCATTTTAGGAAACATCGGGTTGGAGTTCAGCAATGATTCAGATACTATATTCGCGACTTTCACCACAATCACTACAGATGTGAATAATGGCCAGGGCTATTTGTTTCACGTGGGTAAAATCAGCAGCCAGGGAGGGTTGGAATCGCTGATGGAGATTCCGGAAGTAATTTCTTACCAGTTCTATAACCGGACGTTTGATCAGCTGTCCAACAGCATGATTTTCATCGGGAATGACGAAACGGGCACCCGACTTTTCGTATACGATACCGATACCAATCAATACACGGCAAAACTGTTGCCCCAAGGCTATCTATATGAAATAGAAAGTGATAATTACGATTACGCTGTCGAAAGATACGGTTCCCTAAGTACGACTGACATCAACTTGAATCAACTTGTCATTGTGAATCAAAATTTACAAACGATGCAGTTTTCAAATCAACTGCTTGGCAAAAATTTTGAACTGTTTTCAGTTACAGGCGCAAAAGTCGTTTCTGGAAAAGTCCCTGCCAATCTGTCTTTCGACTATTCAAGGTTCCCATCAGGAGTCTACATCATCAAATTGGACGATGGCGGCCGGCAGATTTCAGGAAAATTGAAGCTGTAG
- the rpmA gene encoding 50S ribosomal protein L27 has protein sequence MAHKKGVGSSKNGRESESKRLGVKIYGGQAAIAGNIIVRQRGSKHNPGANVYISKDHTLHAKVDGIVKFQKKGDNKSYVSILPFEA, from the coding sequence ATGGCTCACAAAAAAGGTGTCGGTAGTTCCAAGAACGGTAGGGAATCGGAATCGAAACGTTTAGGCGTGAAGATTTACGGAGGCCAGGCTGCCATCGCCGGGAACATCATCGTAAGACAAAGGGGTTCTAAGCACAACCCAGGCGCTAATGTGTACATCAGTAAAGACCACACATTGCACGCTAAGGTTGACGGAATTGTAAAATTCCAGAAAAAAGGAGACAACAAATCATACGTGTCTATCCTTCCATTCGAAGCTTAA
- the rplU gene encoding 50S ribosomal protein L21: MYAIVEIAGQQFKVSKDLKVFVHRLADDEGASVSFGKVLLLDDNGTITLGAPAIEGASVEAKVLSHLKGDKVIVFKKKRRKGYKKKNGHRQSLTQIQISGITMGGTKKKAAAKKEAATEETTTEENN; this comes from the coding sequence ATGTATGCAATCGTAGAGATAGCAGGGCAACAGTTTAAAGTAAGCAAAGACCTTAAGGTTTTCGTTCACAGGCTGGCTGATGACGAAGGTGCTTCCGTATCATTCGGGAAAGTACTTTTGTTGGATGACAACGGAACGATCACATTGGGCGCCCCCGCTATAGAAGGTGCTTCAGTAGAAGCCAAAGTGTTATCACACTTAAAAGGAGACAAAGTAATCGTTTTCAAAAAGAAAAGAAGAAAAGGTTACAAGAAGAAAAACGGTCACCGCCAGTCGTTGACGCAGATCCAGATTTCAGGAATCACTATGGGTGGTACCAAGAAAAAAGCTGCTGCGAAGAAAGAAGCTGCAACCGAAGAGACTACAACCGAAGAGAACAATTAA
- a CDS encoding M16 family metallopeptidase: protein MKNSLMALSGALMLGGMASAQNVAFEEYNLDNGMHVILHNDPSAPVIITSVMYHVGAKDENPERTGFAHFFEHLLFEGTENIKRGEWFKIVTSNGGTNNANTTEDRTYYFEVFPSNNIELGLWMESERLLHPVINQIGVDTQNEVVKEEKRLRYDNSPYGQLIPVVKKNMFKVHPYRWTTIGSMEHLDAAKLEEFQAFNKKFYIPNNAVLVVAGDISNKEQTKKWIQQYFGRIPKGPAITRQTFTEAPITKTITDTFEDPNIQIPMIVTAYRTPSMKTRDARVLDFISGILSDGKSSRLYKKIVDDNKTALQVGAFSYSQEDYGTYILYGLPQAPHTTDDILKEMDEEIVKLQTELISEKELTKLKNKYENQYVNGNSSVEGIADNLATYYLLYGDVNLINTEKDIYNSITREEIRDVAKKYLNPNQRLVLNYVPAKDKAQN, encoded by the coding sequence ATGAAAAACTCATTGATGGCTTTAAGTGGTGCACTTATGCTTGGAGGTATGGCTTCAGCCCAGAACGTGGCTTTTGAAGAGTACAATTTGGACAATGGCATGCACGTCATCCTGCACAACGACCCGTCTGCACCGGTCATCATTACCTCGGTAATGTACCACGTGGGCGCCAAAGACGAAAACCCGGAAAGGACGGGATTTGCACACTTCTTCGAACACCTTCTGTTTGAAGGTACTGAAAACATCAAACGCGGCGAATGGTTTAAGATCGTAACTTCAAACGGAGGAACGAACAACGCCAACACCACTGAAGACCGCACTTACTATTTTGAGGTTTTCCCTTCAAACAATATCGAGCTGGGCTTGTGGATGGAATCAGAAAGGTTGCTTCACCCGGTCATCAACCAAATCGGTGTAGATACCCAGAATGAGGTGGTGAAAGAAGAAAAAAGGCTTCGCTACGACAACAGCCCGTACGGCCAATTGATCCCGGTTGTAAAGAAAAACATGTTTAAGGTACACCCTTACCGTTGGACCACCATTGGATCGATGGAGCACCTCGATGCAGCAAAACTTGAGGAATTCCAGGCTTTCAACAAGAAATTCTATATCCCCAATAACGCGGTACTCGTAGTTGCCGGAGACATCAGCAACAAAGAGCAGACCAAAAAATGGATCCAACAATATTTCGGACGGATTCCTAAAGGACCAGCCATCACAAGGCAGACATTCACGGAAGCGCCGATTACAAAAACCATCACCGATACTTTCGAAGACCCGAACATCCAGATCCCGATGATCGTTACGGCTTACCGTACCCCTTCGATGAAAACCCGTGACGCACGCGTTCTCGACTTCATTTCAGGCATATTGAGCGACGGTAAGAGTTCAAGGCTTTACAAAAAAATCGTTGATGATAACAAGACCGCTCTCCAGGTAGGTGCTTTCAGCTACAGCCAGGAAGACTATGGTACTTACATCCTATACGGACTGCCGCAGGCACCGCATACCACTGACGATATCCTCAAAGAGATGGATGAGGAAATCGTGAAACTGCAGACTGAATTGATTTCAGAAAAAGAGCTTACAAAACTCAAGAACAAATACGAAAACCAATACGTAAACGGAAACTCCAGTGTGGAAGGCATCGCGGACAACCTCGCCACTTATTATCTCCTTTACGGCGATGTAAACCTGATCAATACGGAGAAGGATATTTACAACTCGATTACCCGTGAGGAAATCAGGGATGTAGCCAAGAAGTACCTTAACCCTAACCAAAGGCTGGTGTTGAATTATGTTCCGGCTAAAGACAAAGCGCAAAATTAA
- a CDS encoding M16 family metallopeptidase, with protein sequence MQGQIIPQPKPGPSPSIKINKPETFELKNGLKVMVVENHKLPRVSFSLSIDNAPYAEGNKKGVADMASALIGEGTTKISKDAFNEEIDFLGANVSFGASGAFASSLSKYAGRVLELMADGALNPNFTQEEFDKQKAKIIEGLKSDEKSVPAVADRVKGVLTYGKNHPSGEYLSEETLNNVTLADVKQNYNTYFVPGNAYLVIVGDVKLKEVKKTVEKLFGSWKAATAPAISYNDPKDVQYTQINFVDMPNAVQSEVAAINMSNLKMTDPDYFAVIVANQILGGDFNSYINMNLREAHGWTYGARSAIGGDKYISNFEASTQVRNSVTDSTVVEMIKEIKRIRTEKVSDEMLANVKAGYVGRFVMQVEKPQTIASYALRTRTQGLPDDFYENYIKNINAVTADDVMRVANKYFLADNMRIIIVGKGSEVLPALEKLKMPIMYFDKYGNKTDKPASKKEVPAGMTAKTVLDSYIKAIGGEKAAKAVKTVLMTGTTELPEAPSPLSFNLKVDVKGKSSVELAMGPMSIMKQVVGDKEGYQVQQGQKMAMEADEFKDAKASAVPFEELTLLNSTEPKLTGIEPINGNDAYALQANADTVYYYDVKSGLKVAEAKTQENDGQKMTLMTYFNDYKEVKGLKFPFNIVKNVGIELDIKFTDIKINEGVTDADFQ encoded by the coding sequence ATGCAAGGACAAATTATCCCACAACCCAAACCCGGACCATCTCCGTCAATCAAAATCAATAAGCCAGAAACTTTTGAATTGAAAAACGGACTCAAGGTAATGGTCGTGGAAAACCACAAACTGCCACGCGTATCTTTCAGCCTGAGCATTGACAATGCCCCTTATGCGGAAGGAAACAAAAAAGGCGTCGCCGATATGGCCAGCGCTTTGATCGGAGAAGGCACTACCAAGATCTCCAAAGACGCGTTCAATGAGGAAATCGATTTCCTTGGCGCGAATGTGAGTTTTGGTGCCAGCGGCGCTTTCGCAAGCTCCCTGTCCAAATATGCCGGAAGGGTTTTGGAATTGATGGCCGACGGTGCCTTAAACCCAAACTTTACCCAGGAGGAATTTGACAAGCAAAAAGCGAAAATCATCGAAGGATTGAAATCTGACGAGAAAAGTGTTCCGGCTGTAGCCGATCGCGTGAAAGGCGTACTGACTTACGGTAAAAACCACCCATCCGGAGAATACCTGAGTGAAGAAACCCTGAACAATGTGACGCTGGCCGACGTGAAGCAGAACTACAATACGTATTTCGTTCCGGGTAACGCTTACCTGGTTATCGTAGGTGATGTGAAACTGAAGGAAGTTAAGAAAACGGTAGAAAAACTTTTCGGCTCATGGAAGGCCGCTACAGCGCCTGCTATAAGCTACAATGACCCAAAGGATGTCCAATACACACAAATCAATTTTGTTGACATGCCGAATGCGGTGCAGTCAGAAGTGGCAGCAATCAACATGTCAAACCTTAAAATGACCGATCCTGATTACTTTGCCGTAATCGTGGCAAACCAAATCCTTGGTGGTGATTTCAACAGCTACATTAACATGAACCTTCGTGAGGCGCATGGCTGGACTTATGGTGCAAGATCTGCTATCGGCGGAGACAAATACATCAGCAACTTTGAAGCCTCAACACAGGTAAGGAATTCCGTGACTGACAGTACCGTTGTAGAGATGATTAAGGAAATCAAAAGAATCCGTACTGAAAAAGTTTCTGACGAAATGCTGGCCAACGTCAAGGCCGGATATGTGGGCCGCTTCGTAATGCAGGTTGAAAAACCGCAAACGATCGCGTCTTATGCGTTAAGGACACGTACACAAGGACTTCCGGATGATTTTTACGAAAACTACATCAAAAACATCAATGCCGTTACAGCTGACGATGTGATGAGGGTAGCCAACAAATATTTCCTTGCGGATAATATGCGTATCATCATTGTCGGGAAAGGATCAGAAGTGCTTCCGGCATTGGAAAAACTCAAAATGCCAATCATGTATTTTGATAAGTACGGAAACAAAACCGACAAGCCGGCTTCTAAAAAAGAAGTTCCGGCCGGCATGACTGCCAAAACAGTGCTTGACAGCTACATTAAAGCCATTGGCGGTGAAAAAGCGGCCAAAGCGGTAAAAACGGTGTTAATGACAGGTACAACCGAACTTCCCGAAGCACCATCACCATTGTCCTTCAACCTGAAAGTCGATGTGAAAGGCAAGTCAAGTGTAGAACTCGCTATGGGTCCGATGAGCATCATGAAACAAGTCGTAGGCGACAAAGAAGGTTACCAGGTACAGCAAGGCCAGAAGATGGCAATGGAAGCGGACGAATTTAAAGATGCCAAAGCCAGCGCAGTGCCATTCGAAGAATTGACGTTGCTGAACAGCACAGAGCCGAAACTTACCGGAATCGAGCCAATCAATGGAAACGATGCCTACGCGCTGCAAGCGAATGCTGACACGGTCTACTACTATGACGTGAAGTCAGGATTGAAAGTGGCGGAAGCCAAAACACAAGAAAACGACGGCCAGAAAATGACATTGATGACGTACTTCAATGACTATAAAGAGGTGAAAGGCTTGAAATTCCCTTTCAACATCGTTAAAAATGTCGGTATTGAACTGGACATCAAGTTCACTGATATCAAAATTAATGAAGGTGTAACCGACGCTGATTTTCAATAA
- a CDS encoding DMT family transporter yields MKPTNTKWIFLFALALIWGSSFILILKGLDGLTPIQLGALRIAVAGVFTLLIGFRKLSQIPRRQWGILALTGLLGNFFPAFLFALGETKINSSVSAVLNSLTPLNTLLLGLLVFGMNYHKKQILGVVIGFLGSCLLVFCGDSDSGGSNYSYAIFLVAATMCYGINVNLVKKYLSDLNPLTIAAGNFAVMILPAFAILGFTGFFDVIHQAEVGKAALYVTVLGIMGTGVSNLLFYRLIQISSPVFATSVTYLIPIVAFFWGFLNDERLTPFQILGALVILGGVYLSSKK; encoded by the coding sequence ATGAAACCGACCAATACGAAGTGGATTTTCCTGTTCGCATTAGCCCTGATCTGGGGCAGCTCATTTATCCTGATCCTCAAAGGCCTTGACGGGTTGACCCCCATCCAGCTTGGCGCGTTGCGGATCGCAGTGGCAGGGGTTTTTACGCTGCTCATCGGGTTTCGGAAATTGTCGCAGATTCCGCGCAGGCAATGGGGGATTCTCGCACTCACCGGTTTGCTTGGGAATTTTTTTCCCGCTTTCCTTTTCGCGTTGGGCGAAACCAAGATCAACAGCTCGGTAAGCGCGGTGCTCAATTCACTCACCCCGCTCAATACCCTGCTGTTGGGATTGCTGGTTTTCGGGATGAATTACCATAAAAAGCAGATACTGGGTGTGGTTATCGGATTTTTGGGGAGTTGCCTGCTCGTGTTCTGTGGAGACTCAGACTCCGGCGGGAGCAATTATTCATACGCGATTTTCCTGGTGGCCGCGACAATGTGTTATGGAATTAATGTGAATCTGGTTAAAAAATACCTCTCGGATTTAAACCCGTTGACGATTGCTGCGGGAAATTTTGCGGTGATGATCTTGCCGGCTTTTGCGATACTGGGCTTCACCGGTTTTTTTGATGTTATACACCAGGCTGAAGTTGGCAAAGCGGCGCTGTATGTCACCGTTCTTGGTATTATGGGTACCGGTGTGTCAAACCTCCTGTTTTATAGGTTGATTCAGATTTCGTCGCCGGTTTTTGCTACTTCAGTCACGTATCTGATCCCTATTGTCGCGTTTTTCTGGGGTTTCCTTAATGACGAGCGGCTGACCCCTTTCCAGATCCTGGGCGCTTTGGTGATCCTGGGCGGCGTGTATTTGTCGTCGAAGAAGTGA
- a CDS encoding heavy-metal-associated domain-containing protein — protein MKITKSVLSLAFAALLFTACKQNASAPATATGKDAVTATEKTAAPAVGKMETASFHIEGMSCAVMCASKIEKELSAMEGVKTAKVDFEKKTATIEYDNALQTPQKLADKVESVADGKTYKVSDVKSTADHAMLFKGDQEKPKKEKASKKAKKAEKETKSCDKESGAKPACCSGKKHCSEGGKM, from the coding sequence ATGAAAATTACAAAATCAGTCCTTTCGCTCGCATTCGCAGCACTGCTCTTTACCGCATGCAAGCAGAATGCTTCAGCGCCCGCCACTGCAACAGGAAAAGATGCGGTCACTGCAACCGAAAAAACTGCCGCTCCCGCCGTCGGTAAAATGGAAACGGCGAGCTTCCACATCGAAGGCATGTCTTGTGCTGTAATGTGCGCCTCAAAAATCGAAAAAGAATTGTCAGCCATGGAAGGTGTGAAAACCGCCAAGGTGGATTTTGAAAAGAAAACCGCTACCATCGAATACGACAACGCCTTGCAAACCCCGCAAAAACTGGCCGACAAAGTAGAGTCAGTCGCTGACGGAAAGACCTACAAAGTCTCTGATGTGAAGTCCACCGCCGACCATGCGATGCTTTTCAAAGGAGACCAGGAAAAACCAAAAAAAGAGAAGGCATCCAAAAAAGCCAAAAAAGCTGAAAAAGAAACCAAGTCCTGTGATAAGGAAAGCGGTGCCAAGCCTGCCTGCTGCTCAGGCAAGAAGCATTGTTCCGAAGGCGGAAAAATGTAA